A section of the Parasteatoda tepidariorum isolate YZ-2023 chromosome 6, CAS_Ptep_4.0, whole genome shotgun sequence genome encodes:
- the LOC122271895 gene encoding tigger transposable element-derived protein 4 produces the protein MSRKQQSLSLETKQKILNEVCDGILKKTEIATKYGIPNSTLSTIIKNREKIEVAYAINQFEPARKRMRTGGNEEIEVALLRWVREARSQNLPLTGHVLQEKAKVFADALGVTNFASSNGWLTRFKKRHGIVCHKICGEEATVDKETVESFLSEKWPALRKNYAPRDIFNADETGLFFKALPSRTLSIKGEKCSGGKCSKERITVLVACNMDGTEKLPLFVVGKSANPRCFKNLKTLPVVYASNKKAWMNKMLFKKWLTDLDRKLFREKRNICLMLDNCSAHNDIHGLKAIKCVFLPPNTTAKLQPCDQGIIHSLKVQYRKEMVRKMIHCFDNKITFSVNLLDAMRYLKCAWNNVSSETIINSFKCGGFTDGKEMNLQEISEAEPETLTNLIEEAEKRGILSAPLFKDYTTIDEDLLTSDITTDQDIIAELSAKNDDVDMDTTDEESDIEQENPVTLNEATCAMKVINRFLMQQENAMDALDNLEHINDFINKCYLKKLKQKSITDFFQP, from the coding sequence atgagTCGAAAACAGCAATCCTTGTCCTTAGAgactaaacaaaaaattttgaatgaagtttGTGATggaatattaaagaaaacagaGATCGCGACGAAATATGGAATTCCCAACAGCACGCTATCTACGATTAtaaaaaatcgtgaaaaaatTGAAGTCGCATATGCTATCAATCAATTTGAGCCAGCTAGAAAGCGAATGAGAACAGGGGGAAATGAGGAGATCGAAGTAGCGCTTTTGCGATGGGTGCGTGAAGCAAGGAGTCAGAATCTGCCTTTAACGGGTCATGTATTGCaagaaaaagcaaaagtttttgCGGATGCTCTCGGCGTGACAAATTTCGCATCTTCAAACGGTTGGTTAACACGATTCAAAAAGCGTCATGGAATTGTGTGTCATAAAATCTGTGGCGAAGAAGCAACTGTAGATAAGGAGACTGTGGAATCATTTTTGTCTGAAAAGTGGCCTGCTCTTAGGAAAAATTACGCGCCACGTGACATTTTCAATGCTGATGAAACGGGACTCTTTTTCAAAGCATTGCCCTCCCGTACATTGAGCattaaaggagaaaaatgcTCCGGCGGAAAATGCTCTAAAGAGAGAATTACTGTTTTGGTCGCTTGTAATATGGATGGGACCGAAAAATTGCCCTTGTTTGTCGTAGGTAAATCAGCGAACCCACGTtgttttaagaacttaaaaacTTTACCCGTTGTATATGCTTCAAATAAGAAAGCCTGGatgaataaaatgctttttaagaaATGGTTAACAGACTTGGACAGGAAACTATTTcgggaaaaaagaaatatttgtttgatgCTTGACAATTGTAGTGCTCATAATGATATTCACGGACTAAAAGcgattaaatgtgtttttttaccTCCTAACACCACAGCAAAACTTCAGCCGTGCGATCAAGGTATCATTCATAGCTTGAAGGTGCAATACAGAAAAGAAATGGTACGCAAGATGATCCATtgctttgataataaaattacattttctgtaAATCTATTAGACGCAATGAGATACTTAAAATGTGCTTGGAACAATGTTTCTTCTGAAACAATTATAAACAGTTTCAAGTGCGGTGGGTTCACAGATGGAAAAGAAATGAATCTTCAAGAAATAAGTGAAGCAGAACCAGAAACGTTGACTAATTTGATCGAAGAAGCGGAAAAACGCGGGATTCTATCAGCCCCTTTGTTCAAAGACTACACCACTATAGACGAAGATTTGCTAACATCGGATATAACCACCGATCAAGACATAATCGCTGAACTATCGGCGAAAAATGATGATGTCGACATGGATACAACTGATGAAGAGTCCGATATTGAACAAGAAAATCCAGTTACTTTAAATGAGGCGACATGTGCAATGAAAGTAATTAATCGTTTCCTCATGCAACAAGAAAATGCTATGGATGCATTAGATAACTTAGAACATATAAATGACTTTATTAATAAGTGttatcttaagaaattaaaacagaagTCAATAACTGACTTTTTTCAACCTTGA